In Haloarcula hispanica ATCC 33960, one DNA window encodes the following:
- a CDS encoding carbohydrate ABC transporter permease has protein sequence MATTDSDSATASQRLDKDTRETIVTVVRHTILLTWSFIVLFPLYWLASMSLKPPGTANSLPPDWIFLPTVYNYIQLIQDSGFVAAFANSLVMVSASVVLVLLIGVPAAYVLSRYDIPMERDVLVWILSSRMLPPIAVVLPFFIIFRELNLFDTRVGMVLMYVSINLSLVVWVMKAFFDGIPETLEEAARVDGATQFQGFRKVVLPAAKPGIFSVAIISFIFAWIELLFGLVLTSFEAVPVTLFVYSFIGSRSIEWGMLAAASTAMIVPVVIFLIAVNKYLAAGLSFGVVIKE, from the coding sequence ATGGCGACAACGGATAGCGACTCCGCGACCGCGTCACAGCGACTCGACAAGGATACGCGTGAGACCATCGTCACGGTGGTTCGACACACCATTCTCCTGACGTGGTCGTTCATCGTGCTGTTCCCGCTGTACTGGCTCGCTTCGATGTCGCTGAAGCCGCCCGGAACAGCGAATTCGCTGCCCCCGGACTGGATCTTCCTGCCGACGGTGTACAACTACATCCAGTTGATCCAGGATTCCGGGTTCGTCGCGGCGTTCGCCAACAGCCTCGTCATGGTGTCGGCGTCGGTCGTCCTCGTGCTGTTGATCGGCGTCCCCGCCGCGTATGTGCTCTCGCGGTACGATATCCCCATGGAGCGGGACGTGCTCGTGTGGATACTTTCCTCACGAATGCTTCCGCCGATTGCCGTCGTGCTCCCCTTCTTCATCATCTTCCGGGAGCTCAATCTGTTCGACACGCGGGTCGGGATGGTGCTGATGTACGTCAGCATCAACCTCTCGCTCGTCGTCTGGGTGATGAAAGCGTTCTTCGACGGCATCCCCGAGACGCTGGAAGAGGCGGCCCGTGTCGATGGCGCGACCCAGTTCCAGGGCTTCAGGAAGGTCGTCCTCCCGGCGGCCAAGCCCGGCATTTTCTCGGTCGCCATCATCAGCTTCATCTTCGCGTGGATCGAGCTGCTGTTCGGGCTCGTGCTGACGAGCTTCGAGGCCGTACCGGTGACGCTGTTCGTCTACTCGTTCATCGGCTCGCGCTCGATCGAATGGGGGATGCTCGCGGCCGCCTCGACAGCGATGATCGTTCCGGTCGTCATCTTCCTCATCGCGGTCAACAAGTACCTCGCGGCCGGGCTCAGCTTCGGCGTGGTGATCAAAGAATGA
- a CDS encoding SDR family NAD(P)-dependent oxidoreductase: MSVVDSFSLDGETAIVTGAAQGLGKQMATGLTEMGADVAIADVNIEKAERTAAELDGQTDVVATEVDVTDEASVEAMVEDVTDRLGPIDVLVNNAGIVENSPAEETSIESWRRVVSVNLDGVFLCAKHVGQQMLERGEGRIVNVSSMSGFDVNVPQKQASYNTTKAGVRMLTQSLAVEWGEQGVRVNAIAPGYMRTELVDEVLEESPEMEETWLENTPMGRLGRPEELKELVVYLASDASSYMTGSTVVMDGGYTSR; the protein is encoded by the coding sequence ATGAGTGTAGTTGACAGCTTCTCCCTCGACGGAGAGACAGCTATCGTCACCGGTGCGGCGCAGGGTCTCGGCAAACAGATGGCGACCGGGCTCACCGAGATGGGGGCCGACGTGGCTATCGCGGACGTGAACATCGAGAAAGCGGAACGGACGGCCGCAGAACTCGACGGTCAAACGGACGTCGTCGCGACGGAGGTCGACGTGACGGACGAAGCCTCGGTCGAGGCGATGGTCGAAGACGTGACCGACCGCCTCGGACCGATTGACGTACTGGTCAACAATGCCGGGATCGTCGAGAACTCCCCTGCGGAGGAGACGAGCATCGAGTCATGGCGGCGGGTCGTATCGGTCAACCTCGACGGTGTCTTTCTCTGTGCCAAACACGTCGGCCAGCAGATGCTCGAACGGGGCGAGGGCCGCATCGTCAACGTCTCCTCGATGTCAGGCTTCGACGTGAACGTCCCGCAGAAACAGGCCAGCTACAACACGACGAAAGCCGGCGTCAGGATGCTGACCCAGTCACTGGCGGTCGAGTGGGGCGAGCAGGGCGTCCGCGTCAACGCTATTGCGCCCGGCTACATGCGGACCGAACTCGTCGACGAAGTGCTCGAAGAGAGCCCCGAGATGGAAGAAACGTGGCTCGAGAACACGCCGATGGGCCGACTCGGTCGACCGGAGGAACTGAAAGAACTCGTCGTCTACCTCGCGTCGGACGCGTCGTCGTACATGACGGGGTCGACCGTCGTGATGGACGGCGGCTACACCTCGCGGTGA
- a CDS encoding carbohydrate ABC transporter permease, producing MSTPTQTETTPQSTFARLRDLWNDYLPYWFMAPMVAVMVMITFFPGAYDLYLSLIAEPTLDVFAADFVGLRNFETAFTRGGAIHSFVITITVVVSALLLETILGFVLAALVAGVGSGRAKSFYRVLFIIPMAVAPVSLATIGRIMLNSEIGIIPYVINTGTPFAAPNFLSEIPLLTVILLDAWNWTPFMFIIFYAGLSSVPKTLIEASRVDGAPMWRRYVHVIIPYMKPVVFVATLIRLIDLFRTFGVVYGLTGGGPGTATQLVSINIYEQMFINNQITVAAAIAVVYLVLVVALCNVIIAKVGFEGVWD from the coding sequence ATGAGTACACCAACGCAAACGGAAACGACACCTCAATCGACCTTCGCCAGGCTGCGGGACCTGTGGAACGACTACCTCCCGTACTGGTTCATGGCACCGATGGTGGCGGTGATGGTGATGATCACCTTCTTCCCCGGTGCCTACGACCTGTATCTCAGCCTGATCGCGGAGCCGACACTCGATGTATTCGCAGCTGATTTCGTGGGGCTGCGCAACTTCGAGACGGCGTTTACCCGCGGCGGCGCGATCCACTCGTTCGTCATTACGATTACTGTCGTCGTCAGCGCGCTGCTCCTCGAAACTATCCTCGGGTTCGTCCTGGCCGCGCTCGTCGCCGGCGTCGGCTCCGGCCGGGCGAAGTCGTTCTACCGGGTGTTGTTCATCATTCCGATGGCCGTCGCCCCCGTCTCGCTCGCGACCATCGGCCGGATCATGCTGAACAGCGAAATCGGAATTATTCCGTACGTCATAAACACCGGCACGCCGTTCGCAGCGCCGAATTTCCTCTCGGAAATCCCGCTGCTGACGGTTATTCTCTTAGACGCGTGGAACTGGACGCCGTTCATGTTCATCATCTTCTACGCCGGCCTCTCGTCGGTGCCGAAGACGCTCATCGAAGCGTCGCGCGTCGACGGTGCGCCGATGTGGCGTCGCTACGTCCACGTCATCATCCCCTACATGAAGCCAGTCGTGTTCGTCGCGACACTCATCCGGTTAATCGACCTGTTCCGAACGTTCGGCGTGGTGTACGGGCTCACGGGCGGCGGCCCCGGGACGGCGACCCAGCTCGTGAGCATCAACATCTACGAACAGATGTTCATCAACAACCAGATCACCGTGGCCGCAGCGATCGCCGTCGTTTACCTCGTCCTCGTCGTTGCACTGTGTAACGTCATCATTGCGAAGGTCGGCTTCGAGGGGGTGTGGGACTGA
- a CDS encoding galactitol-1-phosphate 5-dehydrogenase, translated as MRASTLTDVGEITVEERDRPDPADDEVLVQVGACSVCMTDYHMYHGTFAAETPLVLGHEGAGTVAEVGADVEGFAVGDRVAINPTVPCNACSYCKKGETHLCENNTSIGGAGDTILDGAFAEYVRVPAINVEDIGEMSFERAALAEPLACCVHGVEQTDIKPGDSVGIIGAGPIGLLLLQAFRNAGAAPIVVSELDDERRELAADLGADAVVDPNEEDPEEAICAAAGGPVDVGAEAIGLVPTIKQANAVTASGGSTLIFGVPDQEATMEISPFDVFFDEVDYRGSFSLTTEDFERAITLLRHERIDAETLITERIGLDDLPTAFERMGNAEGLKKVVVPGDSE; from the coding sequence ATGCGCGCCAGCACGTTGACCGATGTCGGCGAAATTACCGTCGAAGAGCGTGACCGACCGGACCCTGCGGATGACGAGGTTCTCGTTCAGGTCGGCGCCTGTAGCGTCTGCATGACCGACTATCATATGTACCACGGCACCTTCGCCGCAGAGACACCGCTGGTCCTGGGCCACGAAGGTGCCGGGACCGTTGCGGAAGTCGGTGCCGACGTTGAGGGCTTCGCGGTCGGAGACCGCGTCGCAATCAACCCCACCGTCCCCTGTAACGCCTGCTCGTACTGCAAGAAGGGGGAGACGCACCTCTGTGAGAACAACACGAGCATCGGCGGTGCCGGTGACACCATCCTCGACGGTGCCTTCGCTGAATACGTCCGCGTCCCGGCGATCAACGTCGAGGACATCGGCGAGATGTCATTCGAACGGGCCGCACTCGCCGAACCGCTCGCCTGCTGTGTCCACGGCGTCGAGCAGACAGACATCAAACCCGGAGACAGCGTCGGTATTATCGGCGCTGGCCCGATTGGCTTGCTGCTCCTGCAGGCGTTCCGCAACGCGGGCGCTGCCCCAATCGTGGTTTCCGAACTTGATGACGAACGACGAGAGCTGGCTGCCGACCTCGGCGCAGATGCCGTCGTCGACCCCAACGAAGAAGATCCCGAGGAGGCGATCTGTGCGGCGGCCGGCGGACCGGTCGACGTCGGCGCCGAGGCTATTGGGCTCGTCCCGACAATCAAGCAGGCCAACGCTGTGACTGCGTCCGGTGGCTCGACACTCATCTTCGGCGTCCCTGACCAAGAAGCGACAATGGAAATCAGCCCGTTCGATGTCTTCTTCGACGAGGTCGACTACCGCGGCTCGTTCTCCCTGACGACCGAGGACTTCGAGCGAGCGATAACACTGCTCAGACACGAACGCATCGATGCCGAGACGCTCATCACCGAACGTATCGGGCTCGACGATCTCCCGACAGCGTTTGAACGGATGGGCAACGCTGAGGGGCTGAAGAAAGTAGTCGTTCCAGGGGATTCCGAGTGA
- a CDS encoding NAD(P)-dependent alcohol dehydrogenase has translation MRTAVLVEPNEFELEDRPRPSPGPDDVLVAVRDVGICGSDVHYYEHGRIGDYVVEDPLVLGHESAGEVVEVGENVTHHEPGDRVALEPGVPCRRCAHCKRGDYHLCEEVTFMATPPHDGAFTEYVSWPADFAYTLPEAVSTAEGALCEPLSVGIHACRRGSVGTGDTVLITGAGPIGLMVLEAARAAGATDVILTDVVDEKLTFAEERGADLTVNVTETDLDAAVAEYTDGVGADVVVEASGAEPSIKSTIDVVRRGGTVVLVGLASEAEVPIDVLELIDNEVDVHGSFRYKNTYDAAVDLLADGEVDVEGIIDFESELEDIDDAFRRAMEPTVVKGMISLDS, from the coding sequence ATGCGAACTGCTGTACTGGTAGAACCAAATGAGTTCGAACTGGAGGACCGTCCCAGACCGTCGCCCGGGCCCGACGACGTACTCGTTGCCGTTCGCGACGTTGGGATCTGTGGCTCCGACGTCCACTACTACGAACACGGTCGTATCGGCGACTACGTCGTCGAAGACCCGCTCGTCCTCGGACACGAGAGCGCCGGTGAAGTCGTCGAAGTGGGCGAGAACGTTACCCACCACGAACCGGGCGACCGGGTCGCGCTCGAACCCGGTGTTCCGTGCCGGCGCTGTGCCCACTGCAAGCGCGGCGACTACCACCTCTGTGAGGAAGTGACGTTCATGGCGACGCCGCCACACGACGGCGCGTTCACGGAGTACGTCTCGTGGCCGGCCGACTTCGCCTACACGCTCCCGGAGGCCGTTTCCACTGCTGAAGGGGCACTGTGCGAGCCGCTTTCGGTCGGCATCCACGCCTGCCGCCGCGGCAGCGTCGGAACCGGGGATACAGTGCTGATAACCGGCGCCGGGCCGATTGGGCTGATGGTGCTGGAGGCCGCGCGTGCCGCGGGCGCGACGGACGTAATACTGACCGATGTCGTCGACGAAAAGCTGACCTTCGCCGAAGAACGGGGAGCGGACCTGACCGTCAACGTTACCGAAACGGATCTCGATGCGGCGGTCGCCGAGTACACGGACGGCGTCGGTGCTGATGTGGTCGTCGAAGCCTCCGGCGCGGAGCCGTCGATCAAGTCGACAATCGACGTGGTCCGTCGGGGCGGCACGGTCGTTCTGGTCGGACTCGCCAGCGAAGCGGAGGTCCCAATCGACGTGCTGGAACTCATCGACAACGAGGTCGACGTCCACGGCTCGTTCCGGTACAAGAACACCTATGACGCGGCTGTCGACCTGTTGGCCGACGGCGAAGTCGACGTTGAGGGAATCATCGACTTCGAATCCGAACTCGAAGATATCGACGACGCGTTCCGCCGAGCGATGGAGCCGACTGTGGTCAAGGGCATGATATCACTTGATTCGTAA
- a CDS encoding rhamnulokinase has translation MNHVAIDIGASGGTVFLGEVTESSFAVQEVHRFDNRPVERDGRYVWDVDALVDHIGDGLSAADDRADGLDTVGIDTWGLDFGLLADGELLRDPVSYRDPESTATREQVFEAVGKRRLFDATGITNWNTPNTLWQLHTIAEREPERLEETDGLLMMPQLLSARIGGVPAGEVTIASTTQMVDPEERTWATDLLEELSVPTDLLPPLSEPGQCLGAVDDDVVSGLSSPPEIVTPASHDTAAAVAGLPLFEDAAFLNTGSWFVLGVERDDPVRTDAAFEQAVSNELGVDGSVRLLKNINGFFMLEECRKAWREAGEPLEYETLLSAAEEAPPRAALVDTDAETFGIDEPMPEQIRAYCRRTDQPVPTGQGSIVRCLLDSLAAKTALELDALAAVVDDPPSHIVLGGGGVRNELFCQLLADATNRPVSTGPVEATAVGNVLTQAVAAGTVSDIETGRQLVESAFETTTYEPGTAGEWADVKDRLAALTDASSPEA, from the coding sequence ATGAACCACGTCGCAATCGACATCGGAGCGAGCGGCGGGACGGTGTTCCTCGGCGAGGTGACCGAGTCCTCGTTCGCGGTACAGGAGGTCCACCGGTTCGACAACCGACCCGTCGAACGGGACGGCCGCTACGTCTGGGACGTCGACGCGCTGGTCGACCACATCGGCGACGGGCTCAGTGCGGCCGACGACCGCGCCGACGGCCTCGACACGGTCGGTATCGACACCTGGGGGCTCGACTTCGGACTCCTGGCCGACGGCGAACTGCTCCGGGACCCGGTCTCCTACCGCGACCCCGAGTCGACGGCCACACGCGAGCAAGTGTTCGAGGCCGTCGGCAAGCGGCGGCTGTTCGACGCGACCGGCATTACGAACTGGAACACGCCGAACACACTGTGGCAGCTCCACACCATCGCTGAGCGGGAGCCCGAACGCCTCGAAGAAACCGACGGCCTGCTCATGATGCCACAGCTCCTGTCCGCACGGATTGGAGGGGTGCCGGCGGGCGAGGTGACGATTGCCTCGACCACGCAGATGGTCGATCCCGAGGAACGAACGTGGGCCACCGACCTGCTCGAAGAGCTGTCGGTGCCGACTGACCTGCTCCCGCCGCTGTCTGAACCCGGACAATGTCTCGGGGCGGTCGATGACGACGTCGTCTCGGGGTTGTCTTCGCCGCCGGAAATAGTGACGCCGGCGAGCCACGACACGGCGGCGGCCGTCGCCGGCCTCCCGCTCTTCGAGGACGCCGCGTTCCTCAACACCGGGTCGTGGTTCGTCCTCGGCGTCGAGCGCGACGACCCGGTGCGGACGGACGCCGCCTTCGAACAGGCCGTCTCGAACGAACTCGGCGTCGACGGGTCCGTCCGGCTCCTGAAGAACATCAACGGCTTCTTCATGCTCGAAGAATGCCGCAAAGCGTGGCGCGAAGCGGGCGAACCGCTGGAGTACGAGACGCTGTTGTCGGCCGCCGAGGAGGCCCCGCCACGGGCCGCACTCGTCGATACGGATGCCGAGACGTTCGGCATCGACGAGCCGATGCCCGAGCAGATCCGGGCCTACTGCCGCCGAACGGACCAGCCCGTCCCGACGGGGCAGGGCAGCATCGTCCGCTGTCTCCTCGACAGCCTGGCGGCGAAAACGGCGCTGGAACTCGACGCGCTCGCGGCAGTCGTCGACGACCCGCCATCGCATATCGTGCTCGGTGGCGGCGGTGTTAGAAACGAGCTGTTCTGTCAGCTACTGGCCGACGCCACCAACCGCCCAGTGTCGACTGGCCCAGTCGAGGCGACGGCTGTCGGCAACGTCCTCACACAGGCCGTCGCCGCCGGAACGGTTTCTGACATCGAAACCGGGCGGCAGTTGGTCGAATCGGCGTTCGAGACGACGACATACGAACCGGGTACCGCTGGCGAGTGGGCCGACGTAAAAGACCGGTTGGCCGCACTGACCGACGCCTCGTCGCCCGAGGCCTGA
- a CDS encoding class II aldolase/adducin family protein, with the protein MTDQDIAHYETRTAICEYGRSLLEDDLTTGTGGNLSARLDENHIAISPSGIPYEEIEPEDVPVVRMDGTVVEGDVEPSTELPMHLAVYRERPAVGGVVHTHSPYATTFASLGEAIPASHYLLSFTGTEVPVAEYRTHATEELGEAAVDALGESFNATLLRNHGVLTADESLDDAYTVALMVEYCARIHHQARAIGEPEILPDEEIDRLADKLDSYGQ; encoded by the coding sequence ATGACAGATCAAGACATTGCACACTACGAGACGCGAACCGCTATCTGCGAGTACGGCCGGAGCCTGCTCGAAGACGATCTGACAACCGGGACCGGTGGAAACCTGAGTGCCCGACTCGACGAGAACCACATCGCGATCAGCCCGTCGGGAATCCCCTACGAGGAGATCGAACCGGAAGACGTTCCTGTTGTACGGATGGATGGCACTGTCGTTGAGGGCGACGTCGAGCCGTCGACGGAGCTACCGATGCATCTGGCGGTCTACCGCGAGCGGCCCGCGGTCGGTGGCGTCGTCCACACCCACTCGCCGTACGCGACGACGTTTGCCTCGCTCGGGGAGGCGATTCCCGCCTCCCACTACCTCCTCTCGTTTACCGGGACGGAGGTCCCCGTCGCCGAATACCGGACGCACGCGACCGAAGAACTCGGCGAAGCGGCCGTCGACGCGCTGGGCGAGTCGTTCAACGCCACGCTGTTGCGCAACCACGGCGTGCTGACCGCCGACGAGTCGCTGGACGACGCCTACACGGTCGCGTTGATGGTCGAGTACTGCGCCCGCATCCACCATCAGGCCCGGGCCATCGGCGAGCCGGAGATCCTCCCGGACGAGGAGATCGACCGGCTGGCCGATAAGCTCGACAGCTACGGACAGTGA
- the dgoD gene encoding galactonate dehydratase, giving the protein MQITDFELFAVPPRWLLLKLETDEGIVGWGEPIVQGRLETVRAAVTELIEAYLLGADPLRTEYHWRKLYQSGYFRGGPILMSALAGIDHALWDIKGRHYGAPVHELLGGHVRDKLLVYQWLGGDDPQDVAAAAKEDRERGYRAFKFNFAREFRPIETPNAVDHAVERVAAIRDAVGDDALVGVDFHGRVSKPMAADLVERLEQFDLMFIDQPLLPEHDDSFASIAERTTVPIATGERFYSRYDFKRLLVDDGVSILQPDVTHVGGISEMRKVASMAEAFDVAVVPHCPLGPVAFAASLQVGFCAQNVVLHEQDLDLHDPTTSQRLKVLEDPKTFQFEDGYVKRPTGPGLGIDLDETLIRELAQTEVNWYNPVWHHEDGSVAEW; this is encoded by the coding sequence ATGCAAATCACCGACTTCGAACTGTTCGCCGTGCCGCCGCGGTGGTTGCTTCTTAAACTGGAGACTGACGAGGGGATCGTCGGCTGGGGCGAGCCCATCGTTCAGGGCCGGTTGGAGACAGTCCGTGCCGCTGTTACCGAGCTTATCGAGGCGTATCTCCTTGGGGCCGACCCACTTCGAACCGAGTATCACTGGCGGAAGCTCTATCAGAGCGGGTACTTCCGCGGCGGGCCGATACTCATGAGCGCGCTCGCGGGCATCGACCACGCGCTCTGGGACATCAAGGGGCGGCACTACGGCGCACCGGTGCACGAACTACTCGGCGGGCACGTCCGCGATAAGCTACTCGTCTACCAGTGGCTCGGTGGCGATGATCCGCAAGACGTGGCCGCGGCCGCGAAAGAGGACCGAGAACGCGGCTACAGAGCGTTCAAGTTCAATTTCGCCCGGGAGTTTCGGCCGATTGAGACGCCGAACGCTGTCGATCATGCGGTTGAGCGTGTGGCTGCAATCCGTGACGCCGTCGGTGACGACGCCCTCGTCGGAGTCGACTTCCACGGCCGCGTCTCGAAACCGATGGCCGCGGATCTCGTCGAGCGACTCGAACAGTTCGATCTGATGTTCATCGACCAGCCGCTGCTCCCCGAACACGACGACTCGTTTGCCAGTATCGCCGAGCGGACGACTGTTCCGATAGCGACTGGCGAACGGTTTTATTCGCGTTATGACTTCAAGCGCCTCCTCGTTGACGACGGGGTGTCGATACTCCAGCCCGACGTGACCCACGTCGGTGGCATCAGCGAGATGCGCAAGGTCGCGTCGATGGCGGAAGCGTTCGACGTAGCCGTCGTTCCACACTGTCCGCTCGGCCCCGTCGCGTTCGCGGCGAGCCTGCAGGTCGGGTTCTGCGCCCAGAACGTCGTGCTGCACGAACAGGACCTCGATCTACACGACCCGACGACGAGCCAGCGACTCAAGGTCCTGGAGGACCCGAAGACGTTCCAGTTCGAAGACGGCTACGTCAAACGGCCGACCGGCCCCGGACTTGGTATCGATCTCGACGAGACTCTCATCCGCGAACTGGCACAGACAGAGGTCAACTGGTACAACCCGGTATGGCACCACGAGGACGGGAGCGTCGCGGAGTGGTAG
- a CDS encoding extracellular solute-binding protein — protein sequence MTNSNRRTFLKATGVGLLSGLAGCTRGGDGSDGSGSDGSSGGSDGGTSTDGSDGELAIPLSEYEDADIDWRQFEGSSINIGAVQHPWVSAIKPAVPVFEELTGIDVVWNVLPEQQFRTKRQTDVSTGAGQFDVFYMDQVVNQFREEGWIQPLDPFFDDESLFDEDWYDPDDLFEASRWQAHGGGYSDTWTGMPITVEVQTQFYRKDLYDKHDLEVAETLEEFRQNAQTIHENESDVVGTVGRGDKGYGMNIYILNTFLREFGSSLWTEFPTDSGLDSDGVINAAEWYVSLLQDYGPEGASTQTWSDVLSTMQEGRAGHIVSDANLFWPGLTGSDSSVADTIGIAKVPSPADGQFSPNAFNWQISTSKNAQNSEQAFLFMVWASSQPTNTWMHVKGDAAFSVRQSVWENDEFRSRVGENFAQVTLESLQEAAPDPFDRKYPEWGQRYSEELQRAIAGQKSAEEAMTQAASIAEDIYSN from the coding sequence ATGACCAACTCCAACAGGCGGACGTTTCTGAAAGCGACAGGTGTCGGACTACTCAGCGGTCTCGCTGGCTGTACACGAGGCGGCGATGGCTCAGATGGGAGCGGAAGTGACGGCTCAAGTGGGGGTAGTGATGGCGGAACCAGCACCGACGGAAGCGATGGCGAGCTCGCGATTCCACTCAGCGAGTACGAGGACGCCGATATCGACTGGCGACAGTTCGAGGGGTCCTCGATCAACATCGGGGCCGTCCAGCACCCCTGGGTTTCGGCCATCAAACCCGCGGTCCCGGTCTTCGAGGAACTGACCGGGATCGACGTCGTCTGGAACGTCCTGCCCGAACAGCAGTTCCGGACCAAGCGCCAGACGGACGTCAGTACCGGCGCTGGGCAGTTCGACGTTTTCTACATGGATCAGGTCGTCAACCAGTTCCGCGAGGAAGGCTGGATCCAGCCGCTCGACCCGTTCTTCGATGATGAGAGCCTCTTCGACGAGGACTGGTACGATCCAGACGACCTCTTCGAAGCGTCGCGGTGGCAGGCTCACGGTGGCGGCTACAGCGACACATGGACCGGGATGCCGATTACCGTCGAAGTCCAAACGCAGTTCTACCGCAAAGACCTCTACGACAAGCACGACCTAGAGGTCGCGGAGACGCTCGAAGAGTTCCGTCAGAACGCACAGACCATCCACGAGAACGAGTCGGACGTCGTCGGCACCGTCGGCCGTGGCGACAAGGGCTACGGGATGAACATCTACATCCTCAACACGTTCCTGCGCGAGTTCGGCTCCTCGCTCTGGACCGAGTTCCCGACCGATTCCGGCCTCGACTCCGACGGCGTCATCAACGCCGCGGAGTGGTACGTCAGCCTGCTGCAGGACTACGGTCCCGAAGGCGCGTCCACGCAGACCTGGTCGGACGTGCTCTCGACGATGCAGGAAGGGCGCGCCGGCCACATCGTCTCCGACGCGAACCTGTTCTGGCCCGGACTCACCGGCTCTGACTCCTCGGTCGCCGACACGATTGGTATCGCGAAGGTTCCCAGTCCGGCTGATGGCCAGTTCTCGCCCAACGCGTTCAACTGGCAGATCTCCACGTCCAAAAACGCCCAGAACTCCGAGCAGGCGTTCCTGTTCATGGTGTGGGCGTCCTCGCAGCCGACCAACACCTGGATGCACGTCAAGGGCGACGCCGCCTTCTCCGTCCGCCAGTCCGTCTGGGAGAACGACGAGTTCCGCTCTCGCGTCGGCGAGAACTTCGCACAGGTCACCCTCGAATCCCTGCAGGAAGCAGCGCCGGACCCGTTCGACCGGAAGTACCCCGAATGGGGCCAGCGGTACTCGGAGGAACTGCAGCGCGCCATCGCCGGGCAGAAGTCCGCTGAGGAGGCGATGACACAGGCGGCATCCATCGCAGAAGACATCTACAGCAATTAA
- a CDS encoding ABC transporter ATP-binding protein: protein MAKITIDDVTKRFGEGDESIVAVDDVSLDIRDGEFIVFVGPSGSGKSTLMRIVAGLETQSEGDIRIGDKVVNQLGPRARDIAMVFQNYALYPNMTVEENMSFGLKMSTDMSADEIEEAVTSAAEMMDIDMLLDDKPGELSGGQQQRVALGRAIVRDPNVFLMDEPLSNLDAKLRAEMRTEINRLQNDLDVTTLYVTHDQTEAMTMGDRLVVLNYGELQQVGTPLECFYRPANQFVAGFLGSPSMNFFEGTVEGGTLRADGFDFDLTERMQSAVGSRNELVLGIRPEDMTLHDRANSGHEFEAVVDVVEPMGSISYVYLQARSQSHEQTFIVETDGQRPISEGQHVYVEIPDRDVHLFDPASGETIHQRQLGDDAEMALEEQMKPAE from the coding sequence ATGGCAAAGATCACAATCGACGACGTTACGAAGCGATTCGGTGAAGGAGATGAGTCAATCGTCGCGGTCGACGACGTCTCGCTGGACATCCGCGATGGCGAGTTTATCGTCTTCGTCGGTCCGTCCGGGAGCGGGAAGTCGACGCTCATGCGCATCGTCGCAGGGCTGGAAACGCAATCCGAGGGCGATATCAGAATCGGCGATAAGGTGGTCAATCAACTCGGCCCGCGCGCCCGGGATATTGCGATGGTATTCCAGAACTACGCGCTGTACCCCAACATGACCGTCGAGGAGAACATGTCCTTCGGGCTGAAGATGTCGACGGACATGTCCGCCGACGAGATCGAGGAAGCCGTCACGTCCGCCGCCGAGATGATGGACATCGACATGCTGTTGGACGACAAGCCCGGCGAACTCTCCGGGGGACAACAACAGCGTGTCGCGCTCGGCCGCGCTATCGTCCGTGACCCGAACGTCTTCCTGATGGACGAGCCGCTGTCGAACCTGGACGCGAAGCTCCGGGCGGAGATGCGCACCGAGATCAACCGGCTCCAGAACGACCTCGACGTGACGACGCTGTACGTCACCCACGACCAGACGGAGGCGATGACGATGGGCGACCGGCTCGTCGTCCTCAACTACGGGGAACTCCAGCAGGTCGGCACGCCGCTGGAGTGTTTCTACCGCCCGGCCAACCAGTTCGTGGCCGGCTTCCTCGGCTCGCCGTCGATGAACTTCTTCGAGGGCACCGTCGAGGGCGGAACCCTCCGCGCGGACGGCTTCGACTTCGACCTGACCGAGCGGATGCAGTCCGCTGTTGGGAGTCGAAACGAACTCGTCCTCGGTATTCGGCCGGAGGATATGACGCTTCACGACCGGGCGAACTCGGGCCACGAGTTCGAGGCCGTCGTCGACGTCGTCGAACCGATGGGGAGCATCTCCTACGTCTATCTCCAGGCCCGGTCACAGAGCCACGAGCAGACGTTCATCGTCGAGACGGACGGACAGCGCCCCATCAGCGAGGGCCAACACGTCTACGTCGAGATTCCGGACCGGGACGTCCACCTGTTCGACCCCGCCAGCGGCGAGACGATCCACCAGCGCCAGCTCGGTGATGACGCCGAGATGGCACTCGAAGAGCAGATGAAGCCCGCCGAGTGA